The Coffea arabica cultivar ET-39 chromosome 10e, Coffea Arabica ET-39 HiFi, whole genome shotgun sequence region ATGAATTCGAAATGATTTCACTTTGCCATTGGACCTTTTTTTTGCCACAATGACTAGGCTCCTAGATAATAATTCTGACAAGCAATACTCTGCAGCATCCTCCAAGCTCTTAGAGTCAGTATTTTGTACAAACCCTTCTGCAATCCATAGGCATGACAATTTCCAGGCTGGAATTTCTGCGTCTTCTGGGAATGCACCAAAATAAAGAAAGCACGACTTCAAATTGTCTGGCAAGTGCTCATAACTCAATCCTAGTGCATGCATGCATCCTCCCTCTGGATCCGCAAAAATATAAGAGCACAACTTTTCCAAAACTTGCTTCCACCTATCTGGAGTCTTCTCTGTTCTTGCAAGGAGACCAGCTATCACAACAAGTGAAAGAGGTATCCCTTTGCAATTTCCTGCAATTCTCTCTCCAACTTCCAGCAATGTGTTAGGGCAGTCTACTTCACAGAATACCCTCTTTTGCAATAACTGCCAACTTTCATCCTTAGAAAGTGGACAAAGAGGGAAAGTTTTGCCATCTTCTTTAGCTTGTAAACCCAAATCTTGCTGTCGACTTGTGAACAAAATTCTGCTACCATTCTTATCATCTGGAAATGATTGCCTCATGTCACTCCATGCTCCAATTTCCCACAGATCGTCCATCACAATGAgatatcttttccttttcaaagaTTGGTACAACTTTGTAGCTATATCATCATCATCCAGTCTGCGGATCTGGTCAGTGATCTCAATAATTTGGCCCAAGATATCAAGTAATAACTGTCTCCTCTGATACTTTTGAGAGATGCAACACCAAGCACGAACATGGAAGTGAGAGGCAACAGAGGGAGAGTTGTACACTTTTTTGGCCAGTGTTGTCTTGCCAAGCCCTGGCATTCCTACAATGGAGATGATATCCATCTTCATTTCTCCTCTTGTTAGAACACCTTTTATCTCCTTCTCCTCATTATTGAAACCTACAACAACTTCATCCAATTCCGGAGTACTAACCGATGAGGGTGCCCGATCTGAGGGCTTGGCGATGTCATGAACTTCATTGTAATACTTTTCCTGAACACAAATGGCCTTTGCTTTGATAAGCTTAATGTACTCCATGACGGCAGAAAGCCACAGCATGTGATAGGTAAAAGGGCCATCTCTAAGGACAAATGAGTCAATGACCCATTCTGCCTCATAAGCAACTTTGGTAATGCACGTCCAAAGATCTCTAACTTCTGCATGGTCATTTTTTTGCTTCACACTTTTTACTAGGAAAGATTGGAGGAACTCTAATTCCACGCATACCATTTGAAGATGTTGCTTTGCGAAAGATGCTGCATGATTTGCATCGTGATTCAGCAACTCTCTCAGATTTTGCAAGAGAGAAGTGATAAATCCTAGATCATCAGTCCTGGGAAGATTTGACTGCAATGACTTTACATCTTGGAGATATATCTGTCCCATATGAGCCTTGAAAAGCCCAAATAACTGTAGCACTTCAGATGCAAATGGATGAATTTGCATACCTTTTTGCATCATACTTTCACCAACTGAACAGTTTTGAGATCCTGAATCATTGGCAACAGCGTTGCCTTTCGCCAAATATACATCTACCAAGTCTTCTGTCATTTTGTTGACACGAAGTGGCAGATCGAGAGGTTGTAATTCACTAATTGCAGCTTCTAGATATGTTAAATACAATTTCCTATCCTCCCTGTTCTCGTCATTGTCAGGGATATCCATGAAAAATGCCCTCAATGACCTCAATCCCTTGTAAAGAATTTCAGTGTCACCCCTCTTGGGGAACAACGAATTGGCCTCATTATTTTTTAGCTCATTCAAATGGATCTCTGATCTAAAGAGCTTAATCGTTTCTAGCAACCAAAAAAGATCAAGATTTATTTTTGTAACCATTTCTTCGTTAAATTTTTTGCCATGAATTGAGTGGATAAGAGATGTAACCTCACTGGCAACCGTTTCAGCTTGTTTTAGGAAAGATTCCCCGTCTTGCTTTGGATTCAACAAAAAAGACTTGAAGAATTTCAGCTCCTCATGGATTGCTGCATTTGCATCTCTCATGAGGACAAACAGACTGTCCTCTGAGTGTAGTAGCTCTATCAGAAGTATCTCTGCTTTGACAAGCTTCATCTTTTCAAGCAACTTATCAGCCACATGCTTCATCTCCTTGATCTGGTCCTCTGTCCCTTCATTGAGAAGGTGCTTGTACTCCAAATATCCtgcctcccttgcaatggtttTAATATTTGCTGAGATCTGTCCCAAATCTCCTGTGCACTCCTCTTGGAGACCAATCATAAAAGACAGCAGGAATATTAGTTCCTCCTGAATCATTGAAGCTTTATTGTCTGTGAAACTGACAAAGTTTTCCAATAGAAACTTAGCAAAACTCGCAACTTCATCTGTCTTTGCATCATCAGAAGTAGCCAACGTTGAAGCTTTCAGAAGTCCAACATACATCTCCATGAGCTCTAGAGTGTCAGGCATAATCTTCCACACCAGCTCAGAGAGCTTAATGTTCATTCCGCCTGCTATGATTTCATCCATTTCATCAGTCCAGCAACAATAGGACAGAGATGCTGCAGTGGAAGCTGAGAAATGAACATATGACAAAAAAGACTGCATTATCTGGTCTGGAATGCTTTTCTTGGCAGTAATGTCCAGGAAATTTCTGAGGAACCTCAGCTTCTCCTTGAGGACTGGTATTTGTTTCTTCAGAGAAGCAATCAGATCTTCCGAGTCAACAAGATCAGTTAAATTCTCTGCGAGAGAATCAATCAACCCCATTAGTAATTTTGGATCCAGCGGAATGTTGTGTTGTTGCCGGGACAGCTTCAACAAGCTGCCGTAAGCTTCCCGGATTTCAGGTTGAAAATTTTTGGCCATTTCTAGCATAGCACAAGCTGCTTGGTAAAGTTCTTTACCTGAAAACTTCTCTTGCATGGTACGACAAGCAGAGATAAGATCCTCATTTGCCTTTCCAAATGCATCTTCGAATCTCCCaatgattgaacttgattcaGCCATTATGTCCTTCGATGTTCCAATACAAATAAGAAAAGTTCTCAGGAATCGCAACTCTTTTGCTAGGGCCAAGACCTGATCCCTCAAAAGAGAAGGCAAGCTCCGGTGTTTCAGGGCCCATGCCACACTCATTAAGGGAGTTTCAACACAAGTGAATAAGACATCCATGCCTTGTGTCTCTCTCGAATTAGTTTCTCCAAAGAAATGATAGTTCTCCAAAGGGAGGGAAGGAGACTGGTaagcttgatgaactgattgcAGCAGAAGTGATCAATTGGATTGTTTCAGGCCTAGAAAGTTACAACTCAAGGATGACATTATTAAAATGGACATTTCAACCAAGATGTTATCCTTACTACCCATTTACTATCATGTGAAGAGCTCTGACTTACATATCTTATTCACTAAAATATTCAGAAGTGGCAGGCCAGAGAACCTGAAGATGGAAATAGAATATTTAGCTTCTACTATTATGACACCatgtgaaagaaaagaaagaaacttgaTTAGTTGCTCAACGTTTTAGCTTTACCATTTTGTCATCGACTTGCAAAGTCAACTTAGTCCAGCTAAAGTTCGGATCAAGGACTCAATAATTCTTATTGTTTTATATTATCTGAAGTATAAAGCTTGAGGAATTCACGGGGACCGACTCCACCATGGTTGAGAAGGTGGATTAGTCCTAGATGCAAACTGGCATAAACAGCGGACGGACACTGGAAATTGCTTGACAACCAAAAATAGATGACCTGTAGCTGTGAATAATGtgctattttattttgatttgattgaGAACCGAAGTGTCATTTAGCTTCCATCAGATGCTGGCTAAAAAATTTCCTGTGGAAagagaaacaaacaaaattaattTGATATTCTATCACCAATTCTCTGTCTGTCTTCTTATGTTCTGGTTAAGTTTATGATGACATAATCCCAAATCCAAATACCACTAATTCACATTCTTGAATCTTGAAGATTGCTGGGATATGTAGTCTGAACTGAACCGAGGATATTGCCTTTTAAATTCTTGCACTCAACTTAGGGTTGCCGTGCATTACTTTCGAGGTCTAGCTTTTGTAGATTATTGTGGTGGTTACATTTGGAAACTGAAGGAAACGCAACGAATTTCTTTAGTACAACTGTTGCTAATTGTAGCAAGTAcaagggctttttttttttttttttcttgagtaCATTATTTTGTACATCTGTTACTAACTGTCGAGTTGTGTCATCATTTACTTTGTTCATATCACTTTAGTCATGTATATGGCTTAGAATAGGATTTGCTAACTAACACAGTCACACACAGTAATATTGAGCAAATTATATATAACCCCTTGTAATTTCATTTATTGTTACGTGACCTTCCTAATGTTTTAAAATGTCTACTTCACTTCTTCTTAATTTTATGTAAAGTAGAAATTTGACGGAAAATAACTTCTATAACATCGTTAGTTGAAATACGAATTGTATCCCTATTCCAATACCGAATTGAATAATGACCCAACCACCATACATAAAATCGTAGGGGAATTATTTAATAGTGGACATTCATGCAAATTATAGGGGAGTTAAGTCGATATTATACTGTTAGGGGTGGTTCATTCCatctatttttcattttatataaAATCATAGAGAAATTATATAACTATATTAAAACTTTAGAAGGGTCATCCGGTATTATGCAAGTCACAAGGGGTCACTTGTAACTTGGAGATATGTTTGTGTGCTGTCTTTCTTGTTCAAGAGAATGATTTTCTGAAGCTAGGGTGCAAAAGAATCAATTTGATGGGCACATCATAAGGTTTCAAAACTGTCTCAGATTAAATATTGGTAGTTTTGAACTGATCACATGACTGGAATAGAAAGGATTTGATACTTGATCATAG contains the following coding sequences:
- the LOC113711545 gene encoding putative late blight resistance protein homolog R1B-16 — encoded protein: MDVLFTCVETPLMSVAWALKHRSLPSLLRDQVLALAKELRFLRTFLICIGTSKDIMAESSSIIGRFEDAFGKANEDLISACRTMQEKFSGKELYQAACAMLEMAKNFQPEIREAYGSLLKLSRQQHNIPLDPKLLMGLIDSLAENLTDLVDSEDLIASLKKQIPVLKEKLRFLRNFLDITAKKSIPDQIMQSFLSYVHFSASTAASLSYCCWTDEMDEIIAGGMNIKLSELVWKIMPDTLELMEMYVGLLKASTLATSDDAKTDEVASFAKFLLENFVSFTDNKASMIQEELIFLLSFMIGLQEECTGDLGQISANIKTIAREAGYLEYKHLLNEGTEDQIKEMKHVADKLLEKMKLVKAEILLIELLHSEDSLFVLMRDANAAIHEELKFFKSFLLNPKQDGESFLKQAETVASEVTSLIHSIHGKKFNEEMVTKINLDLFWLLETIKLFRSEIHLNELKNNEANSLFPKRGDTEILYKGLRSLRAFFMDIPDNDENREDRKLYLTYLEAAISELQPLDLPLRVNKMTEDLVDVYLAKGNAVANDSGSQNCSVGESMMQKGMQIHPFASEVLQLFGLFKAHMGQIYLQDVKSLQSNLPRTDDLGFITSLLQNLRELLNHDANHAASFAKQHLQMVCVELEFLQSFLVKSVKQKNDHAEVRDLWTCITKVAYEAEWVIDSFVLRDGPFTYHMLWLSAVMEYIKLIKAKAICVQEKYYNEVHDIAKPSDRAPSSVSTPELDEVVVGFNNEEKEIKGVLTRGEMKMDIISIVGMPGLGKTTLAKKVYNSPSVASHFHVRAWCCISQKYQRRQLLLDILGQIIEITDQIRRLDDDDIATKLYQSLKRKRYLIVMDDLWEIGAWSDMRQSFPDDKNGSRILFTSRQQDLGLQAKEDGKTFPLCPLSKDESWQLLQKRVFCEVDCPNTLLEVGERIAGNCKGIPLSLVVIAGLLARTEKTPDRWKQVLEKLCSYIFADPEGGCMHALGLSYEHLPDNLKSCFLYFGAFPEDAEIPAWKLSCLWIAEGFVQNTDSKSLEDAAEYCLSELLSRSLVIVAKKRSNGKVKSFRIHDLLRTLCLKKAKEENFFQLIHGYKQLFSPSGEAEGLDYDADSTNSFSSTPLEYQDRRLCICSKRKHFSLLKPCGRQVRSLLFFASNEIYPRTPEKILKLKCENFKLVRVLDVESINMGDSFPIGLELLVQLKYLAVRGDVKSVPSSICKLWNLETFLVKALRGEVLVPSSFLNMKRLRRVHINDRVAFSSLNDKSDYSSLVENMETFSTPALSYGSVTEKMLRRFPSLRKLRCIFVESSDYSKKFTKFPSALRVQLALESQKINSVKISLPHLEVLKLLSRAFDGQIWEMTGGEFQSLKYLKLDNLWIAQWKASNDHLPCLRHLVLQRCKKLEEVPSSLGDIPTLERIEVHWCSQSAAVSVKEIEDEQRDMGNEELKVLISGMEQ